The Sander lucioperca isolate FBNREF2018 chromosome 15, SLUC_FBN_1.2, whole genome shotgun sequence genome window below encodes:
- the LOC116056500 gene encoding zinc finger protein 37-like, protein MSTPLLLRAFVNERLKAAVEEIFQVFEQTIAKYEEEASSSHQEIDRLRGLLLEFVSNDKTDSSQSSICKEETPPEEHNCGQELSVFQRDPEPRHIKVEHHELWANQQQEEEQEFKDADVSYLPHSSVWEKNEQGDTKSTLQPQTQNSESEEQFQDETKSVQFMLPLALTSSSRTERKNESVQDGRVNERCAASLSSSQTQTEQSQRLFITSIESTELSHLNSVAPDYSCYLCDKSFSSNHHLINHAFRMHSIDADVLCAVCGKTLESTESLNVHLNSHKGSKCCHVCGKQCNSTTAMTEHMASHAGVKLHRCHVCGKECSRKGDLKIHMRIHTGEKPFCCSYCDKSFTHSGHLKKHMRSHTGERPHRCDICGRGFLQKAHLKYHLGTHTQKN, encoded by the exons ATGTCTACTCCGCTGCTTCTCAGGGCTTTTGTAAACGAGCGACTGAAAGCTGCTGTCGAGGAAATATTTCAGGTTTTTGAACAAACAATCGCAAAATATGAAGAAGAAGCCTCCAGCTCACACCAGGAGATTGATCGGCTCAGAGGGCTGCTGCTGGAATTTGTGTCAAACGACAAAACAG ACTCTTCTCAGTCGTCCATCTGTAAAGAGGAAACTCCCCCTGAGGAGCACAACTGTGGACAGGAGCTGAGCGTCTTTCAGAGGGACCCAGAGCCTCGACACATTAAAGTGGAGCATCATGAACTGTGGGCCAATCAGCaacaagaagaagaacaagagTTTAAGGATGCTGACGTCTCATACCTTCCTCATTCATCTGTCTGGGAGAAAAACGAGCAGGGGGACACAAAATCGACTTTGCAACCTCAGACTCAAAACAGTGAAAGTGAGGAGCAGTTTCAGGATGAAACTAAATCTGTACAGTTCATGCTACCTCTTGCCCTAACTTCATCTTCACGAACTGAAAGGAAAAATGAAAGTGTCCAAGATGGTAGGGTAAACGAAAGATGTGCTGCAAGTTTATCGTCAAGCCAAACACAGACGGAACAAAGTCAGCGTTTGTTTATCACTTCCATAGAATCCACTGAGTTATCACATTTGAATTCAGTTGCACCTGACTATTCTTGCTATTTGTGCGATAAGTCTTTTTCCTCCAACCACCACTTGATAAATCATGCTTTTCGCATGCATTCAATTGACGCAGATGTCCTCTGTGCTGTGTGTGGAAAGACCCTGGAGTCCACCGAAAGCCTTAACGTGCACCTTAATTCACACAAGGGCTCAAAATGTTGTCACGTGTGTGGTAAACAGTGCAACAGCACCACCGCTATGACAGAACACATGGCCAGCCACGCCGGGGTGAAACTGCATCGCTGTCACGTTTGTGGGAAAGAGTGCAGCCGGAAAGGAGATTTAAAGATTCACATGAGGATTCATACGGGCGAGAAGCCCTTCTGCTGCTCTTACTGTGATAAAAGTTTCACCCATAGCGGACATCTGAAGAAGCACATGAGAAGCCACACAGGAGAGAGACCACACCGGTGTGACATCTGCGGCAGAGGATTTCTACAGAAAGCACACCTGAAATACCACTTGGGGACTCACACTCAGAAAAATTGA